From the genome of Atribacterota bacterium:
CAGGACTACTTCTTTAATGTTAGCCCAGCCACTGATAATAGCCCTTTCTTCTTCTACTTCTTAAAGTGGAGTAATATCCCTACTATTATCCGGGATACCAGTTACTGGCAGCCTATTATTGAATGGGGAAATCTCATTGTCTTTGCCACTTTACTGCAGGGAATGTTATTTAGTTTAATTTTTATCTTTTTACCTCTTTTAATCAAAAGAGCATCCCCCGGTAAAGGATGGTATTTCCCACTGCTTTACTTTGCTGCTCTGGGATTAGGTTATATGCTGATAGAGATTTCCTTTATTCAGAAATTTATCCTCTATCTCACCTATCCGACTTATACTACTTCCGCAATTATTTTCTCATTTCTATTCTTTTCCGGACTGGGAAGCCATTTTTCCCAACGCTGGCAGAGAAAAACAATTCACTATTTGAGATGGATTATTCCAGTAATCTGTCTTTTTCTGGTACTGTATCAGAGATTAATACCGACTATCTTCCAATATACCTTCCACCTTCCCTTAATAGTAAGATTTTTACTGACCTGCTCCCTTCTATCTCCCCTATCCTTTCTGATGGGTATGCCCTTTCCTCTGGGTATCCACTTTCTGGCAGAAAGAAGGGAAAGAATGATTCCCTGGGTGTGGGCGACTAATAATTTCTGTTCTATTCTGGCTTCAGTTCTGGCAGTAATTATCGCTATTTCATCTGGTTTTCAGGCTGTAGGATATCTGGCAGCAGGTATTTATTTAGTGGGATTGTTTGGCATTGTGCAAGCAGGGAAAGTTTCCAGGTCATAGTTCATATTTTTAAGTTTTCTAATAAAAGTATTGCGTCGTGCGTATTGCGTATTGCGTTAAAATTCAAAAAAATATAGTGCTATTAACCATTATTGCGGTATTGCATTGTTCTATTAATACAATAATAGGTTAGCATTGGGTATAACTCTGTTGGTATAATAGATCTGGTTGTGTATATTATAATAAGAAGAAAGTATTATATATAATATCTATGAAAAAATTAGTTAAATTCATATTCATTCTTTTTATGTTTTATATCAGCGCTGTGCTTGTTTTTGGGGAAAGCAGTGATGAGAATTCTATTGCGGCAGGGGTAGTGCCCCATCACCTGCTGGCAAAGGAAATTATAGAAGATTTTTTTGGCTATATTATCCGACAGAAACAACTTCCTGATACTATAATCCTATTCAGCCCAGATCATTTCAATTGCTCTGCTCTGAAGAAAGAAAACTCTTTTATCAGTGTCTCTGGTGAATCAAGATCTGTTCGGTTGGAAGGGATAGCTGTAGATACTGAACTATTAAAAAAGTTGGCAAGGGACAATCATATCACGCAGGATCGGAGCGCGATACTTTCAGAGTTTGGTATTACCAACTTATTAGCATTTATAAAAAAATATCTGCCGGAAACAAAAATTATCCCCATTATAATACCCGAAGATATTTCACTGGAAGAGGTAAATCGACTGATAGTAACAATTGATAATAAGGCTTCTTCTAACACTGTGCTAATTGCCAGTGTTGATTTTTCTCATTATCTGCCATCTATAGCAGCAGATTTTCATGACACAAAAAGCATTAGAGTATTATTAAATTTTGAGGAAGAAGAATTTAAAAATATAGAGGTAGACAGCTGGCAATCTTTATATGGCATTCGATTATTTGCCAGATTAAGAGGGCATGAACAGCCCATAGTAATTGCTCATCGCAATTCTGTTGATTTTTTACCAAATGATGGAGATAAAACTACCTCTTATTTTTGTGCCGCCTTTCAAGAAGGACAAAGAAGAGATGATATTCTGGCAGAAACCGTTCTTCTGGCAGGGGATATGATGTTGGGACGAGGCCTGGAAAAATTAATGACAGAAAATGGCATTTATTATCCCTTTCAGAAAATCGTACAGCTATTGAGGGGTGTGGATATTGTTTTTGCTAATTTCGAGGGACCAATTAAAGAGAATGTACCAGGAATTTCAGAAGATGAGGCTAAATTTGCCTCTCGTCCAGAGGTGTTGGAAGCAGTTAGATGGAGTCAGATTAACCTGCTATCTTTAGCCAATAATCATACTACAGACCTGGGTGAGGAAGGATTGGAAGAGACCAAAGAATGGCTGCAAAAGTACCAAATTAATTTTATCGGTACTACACTGCCTGACCACCAGCACATAAAAAATAATTCTTTTTATACTGAACAGTACGTTTTTCTGGCCTTTAACCGCATATTGCCCTATATTGATTATCAAGAGAGTATAATTAAAGAAGTAGAAAAAACAAAGCAATCTAATCCAGGGAAAATTATTATTGTCAGCATACATTGGGGTAAGGAAAATGAATTAATCAGTTCTCCAATCCAAAGAGAATTAGCCCACCAGATAATTGCGGCCGGTGCTGATGTAATTGTTGGGCATCATCCCCATGTGGTTCAGGAAATCGAATTAATAGATAATAGACCAGTCTTCTATTCGTTAGGAAATTTTATTTTTAACCAACAAGCTTATTCAGAAACCAGGGAAGGCTTGTTAATTGGGATAACAATGACAGCTGATAATCTTACCCTTTGGCTTTTTCCCATAAAAAACCAGGCAGGTCAGCCAATGCTATTGAGCCAGCTTGAGGCAGAAATATTTCTTAACAATTTAGCTAAAAAATCTGATAAAAGATTATGGGAGGAACTCAAAAAAGGTATAATAGAATTAGAAAGGACAAGATAAAAAATAAAAAATCAGTTGGTACAGAAAATGAAAAAATTAAAAGAAAGTAAATTCCTTTTCAAAGGTATATTTACATTAATTACAATAGCAATTATATTAATATTATCTTTAACAGTTTCCCAGTCTCTGGCAGATGCAAATCCATTCAATAAACAATTAATTAATTCTGATAGTATTATAATAGAACCGGTCGAAATCAAGGCTCATATTCCGGGGCATTCCCTGCCTTTAAATACTACTAGCATTGAAAATTATCAGGACTTTTTTAAGAAGATACCTTTGACACCAGGGGCATTAAGCTTATTACAGAAGAATGCCTTTGTGGTTATCCCCACGCCTCTTGATATTGCCGAACAGGAGGTCTTTCTAGATTCTATCCGGGAATTAGCAAATCCTAAGGACGATTTTATCGCATATTATCAGGTATTGAAAAATATTGATGTACCTATTTTTATCACTTCCGATTCTCTGCTGCACTATTATCATATCTTTTTTGATACTACTTTGATGCGCCTGGAGCGCGATCTTTTTTATCAGGATATCTGGGAGATAAGCAAAGAATTACTTAAAACATCCCTTAATGATTATAATTATGCTGAGAATGATTTAAAAGAGGCCGCCAGGAGAAATGTAGCCTACCTTTCAGTAGCTCTGGAACTTATAAAACCCCAAAAAAGCCAGGTTGTAAGCGATGAAATACTAAAAGAAGAATATTGTTCACCAGAAATAGAGCCGGAAATTTGTGAGATGATGATTGCCGGGGTAAAAGATATTTATGGTGAGCAGGTCAGTTATCAATATTTCAGCCAGAAAGAATTTGAATACTATCATTTCGATGTGCCGAAAATTGTTCAGGATTTAGTTGAAGAAGAGATAAATTTAATCCAGGAGCATAAAGGATGGGAGTTTTCTCCCATTTTCATTTATCAGGAAGATTATTCCCAATATGTACCCCGGGGACATTATACTAAATCTGAGAAACTAAAGAATTACTTTAAAGCTCTTATGTGGTATGGAAGAATGACTGCTTTAATTGAAGGCTCCCCATCCTTATTTGCAGGAGAATCTATGTGTAGTGGTGGTCTGGGAGGAATCATCTCTGAATATGATGCCCGGATACAAACCTTGCAAGCATTTTTATTGGCAGAAAAATTTGTCAGCAGCCAGAATATCCAGGAGCGATGGCATCGGATTTATAGCATTACCTCTTTTATGGTAGGCTTCTCTGACGATTTAGGTCCTTCTGAGTATGGTCAAGCATTGCAGGAAGTTTTTTCAGCAGAACAGGGAATGGCAAGTATAGAAAAGTTTGCTGAAAATTATGATAAGTTGAAAAAAGCTATTGGTGAATATCCTTATGAGCCAAAAATATACAGTGGATTGGGTGCCTGTGAATTATTGATGCCCTGCCCTCCACTTAGTGATGAGGATAGCCAGAATTTAAAGATAAAGGCGAAAGAGCTTTTGTCTCAAACCAAGGGATTTCGACTGATGGGACAGAGGTTTACGCTGGATTCCTGGCTATTTTCAGAAATTGTCTCTCCCTATAGTGGTAAGTATAACGGACCAAAACTACCCTTACCGACAGAGGAAAAGCCCTTTACCTTCAGCTGGAATGATGATTATGAAGAATTCAGGAATAACCGACCATTCACCTGGGTAAAAACAGAAGTGGATGCCTGTCCTCCTCCAGCTGCCAGGGAAGTTCGGGGATTTCCTCGAGGTTTAGACTTAATGGCTTTACTGGGTTCAGAAATAGCTTGGGAAATACTGGAAATTTCCGGAGATACTCAATATAGTGATTATGAAAAAACCTTCCGGAAGCTGAAAGACTATATTGACTCTATGGAACAGAAAGACTGGTTCAGTAATCTTTATTTAAACTGGCTTTATGTCTTACAAGCATTGCATGGGGAATTCGGTGCAGGATACCCTACTTTCATGCAAACTAAAGCCTGGCTGGATAAAGAGCTTAACACCACCCTGGCTTCCTGGGCTCAATTAAGGCATGATACAATCTTATATGTAAAACAGAGTTACACTATGGCTGAAAAGGGCGGCTTTTTTCAACCTCCGGTAGTAGGCTATGTAGAACCCGTACCCGAATTTTATAGCAGGCTATTAAACTTAACCAATATGACTCTGGCAGGGTTTGGAAAATTAATTCCTCCCCAGATACTGGAAGATTTAAGAATAGATTCAGGATTGAAACGATTTACCGAAGCACTGGAGAGATTAATGGATATTACTAAAAAAGAATTGGCCAATAAGTCATTGGAAGAAATAGATTATGATTTTATCGAAAATTTTGGCAGCATTTCTGCTAATTTAATTGGAATAATAGCTGGTGGAGATATTAGTCCAGACTCTCTAAAGTCAGTGATGATTGCCGATGTACATACTGAAGGAAATACTAAAAAAGTACTGGAAGAGGGCACTGGTTTTATTAATACTGCCATTATTGCCTATAGGCTTCCCCAGGGGCATATCATTGTTGGGGCAGGTCCGGTTTTCAGTTATTATGAATTCAAGCAGCCGATGAGTGAACGGTTAACCGATGAAGCCTGGAGAGAAATATTGGAAAACAATCCACCGAATGAGCCGGAGTGGATTAGAAATTTTTCAGGCTGATCCCTCATTTCCCCTTTTCAACGGTTTTAATTGATACAGAATGAACAACAGCAAGTACTTCTTCCAGGTATTTTTCAAATTCTGTTACAGGGGCATGAAAGCTGAACGTATAAAACAGGTCTCCTATAATAGCACTATAGCGAAGATATTGATGATTGCTATTGCCTATCTTGATGGTATACAGAGCTTTAATTGCCAGGTATCCTGAAAAGGTACCCGGAACAGATTCCTGAAAAATTGCCCCGGCTAACTCTAAACTTTCCTTATTTTCTGCCCATAGCTTTTTTAAGGTGTAATCCTCTCCAAATAACGGAGTTCCTAAAATCATATTGAACCCTTGGAATCAGGAGTATCAATCAAGATTCCTCGTTCCTGGGAAGAATAATTAATCCATTTTTCCGGATAAATTAAAGAGATATCCAGATAGGCATAATGATATTGGTAATAAACATAACCTTCTGGCACTTCTACCTCCGGTAGCAATTCCTTTTGTTGACTATAGATGGTCTGGTTAAAGCTGAAAACCAACAAAAATATAAAACAAAGGAAAATGATTTTTTTCATGTTTTCTCTGCTCCTCCTTTTTGCTTCTTTTTTTTGTTCAACTAAAACTTTAAACTTTGGTTTCAGCTTCAGAGCTTCAGCGAGCTTCAGGGTCAGGTCTTGAAATATCACTCTTTGTTATTTTTAAATTATAGATCCCTAATTTATTGATTCCTTATTTATTTTATTGTGTTAAACTTAAATTAAAAGTTTTATTAGTATCATCCTGCCATAGAAATTTTTCCAGCCAAGTATCTGGTCGAGCATGCCAGGTAGAATGGGTTCCTAAATCTTCTACCAAAATTTCACTGATACACCATCCCGGACCTGGGCCAGTATTATCATGTTTAATTTGAATTTTATTAATCTCGCCCAAATCAGATGAATTTACATAAATATTATCTATATCTCCTGTCTCGAAGGTCCCTAAATGTTTAATGGCAATATCATGAGGTGGGCTTGGTTTAGAATAAACATCATACCAGGAAGAAGTTCCTTTGTTTCCAAAAAGTTTAATGCTAATCTTAGCATCAGTTCCTGACAAGTCTTCGTTGCCCGTCTTTATTTGTACTCTATAACGACTTAGGAGTTTATCAGCAAATCCTGTAAAATCAATTTCCGGTAATTCTTTTCCTAATTTTCCTTCAACCAAGCTTAAATCATAGATATTGGGATCTATAAATTCAGGAGGTTCTCCAACATTATAACAATCGAATCTGAAAGTACCTCCCCCACCACAGTCCTCACCAGCTAAACCCATCCATACACTAACATCTTCACACAAATCACAAGATGGATAGATGGCATGCTTATCTTCCGATGCATATACCAGTAACCTGTTATTATAAAATTGCAAGTTACTGCACATTACTTCAGAATGTGATTTTTGTGTTGTGGTTAAGGCAACATCACCTTTATTACATACCCTTATTCTCTCCGTTTTGCCCTTCCAGGGCAAGATAAACATTAGCATCGGTACCAGCACCCATTTTTGTGCCAGTAGTAATCTTGACTTGATACAAAACCTGGGTGGGGATTTGATCTGAACTGCCCTCTGGTTCAATTACGATAATGCTTACGGAATCACTGTCCTGACTGCCTTTACTATCGCTAACCGTACAGGTAATGTGATAGGTTCCAGGAGTACCGGGAGCTACCCAATTCAAAGATGAAGTATTCCCTCCTACCAACTGACCATTAACAGTCCAGTTATACGTAAGCGTATCTCCATCCCCGTCACTGGCAGTACAGCTTAAATTGACAGCTTGATTCACTTCTACAGAATTCTGACTGGAAACAAGCGAAGAAATGATGGGCGGATGATTTTCTTCTCCCTCAGAACCATCTGTAAAATCATTCACAGAAAGCTGGTACTCTCCTTCTCCGGAAGAACGGGATACCCTGATGTACCAGGGTCCGGTGGAATCAGCTACATAATCAAGAGTTTTAGTATCCCAACGGGTTATGGAAGAACCTCGTGAATTGTTGTTGGAATTTAACAAAGAAATGCTATAACTGGCATTGCCGGGAATAGTCAGCTGCAGAGTAATCAGCTGTCCTTCTTCTACTTCTAAACGATAGTAATCATCATTGTCGCGATGACCTTCGCTGTCCTCTTCTCCAAGATCACCAATATAAGTACCCGATTGAATGAGAATTGCGTCTTCCCAGGTATCCGTCTCGGGTAATTGATCTCCTTCTAAAGGTGGTTTCTCTTCCTCTTCCTCAGTTTCCTCCTCATCTAACTGTAAAACGATACTTTCTTTCTGAAAAGCTACGTGATTATCCTGAGGTGATTCCCGTTCTATCCTTATCAGAATTGTAGTTGCCCCGGGAATGAATGCCCTATCAATGCTTACCTGACCCTGACAGCTATAACCTACTGGATCATCTGAGGATGAAATGTTGGGAAGGATAACTGTTTTGGTCTTAAAAACTCCACCCATATTACCGCTTCCGGGAAAACCATAGATTAGTTTGAATTTTGCCTCAAATCCCCTTCCTCCATCGGGACGATCAGTAGCCAGAGCAGTAAAATCCAAGATTAAATCCTCATTACCAAGAGATATTCCCTCAAAAGTCCACTCTGCATAATGTTGAAGCCCAAATCCCTAAGCCAGTTCCAGCCTTCAATTGAATCTCCATCTGACCGATAAGTACTGGCCTGTTTCTCACCATACCCTCTTGTCCAGGAAGAAAATCCAGTAAAAAACAAGATTAAAAGAAATAAAACCAACATTATAATTTTACTTTTTTTCATAACCAACCTCCTTCTCTTTTTTTAATTCTTTAATTTTATTTCTATTCTATAAATATTATTCCCTAAAATGATAGATTGTTAATCTCTTAATAATTATCTTGGCCATAAAATTTTTAATTACCCTCATTTAAAATTTAAATCATAACCAGGAGGAACTTTATAAAGCCCCTCAATCATGTGCTGTATTATTTCCGAAATATGGTTAAAATCCCGCCAATTATCTCTTGCAATGGTTGTTCCCTGCCAGATATTAAATCCTACTATACCGGAAAACGATTGGAGATAGGCAGCATATAGATTTCCAGGGAAACCACATAATCGAGAATCCGGATTAATCTGAATCTCAGCAGCATAAAGTTGATAATTTCTCCAATGGGTGTCAATATGATAACAAAGATTCTTTCGACTTAGCTCATAGTTGTAAGTTATCTTCACCGGACTTCGAGGGTCATGACTTAAATAAAAAACAACCTTATCACCAACAATATTATTCCATTTATTTAATACTTGCTGCATCTGCCTGAAATTAGTACCATCATAGACTGCTACATAACCATCAAGCCAGCGGATAGTTCGGTTCCTTCCCCAGCCAAATTTGCGTATTAGCTCTCTTTCCTGGTAAGTTAATGAAGGCAAACTATCCACAACTTGAATCCGAACTGTTCGATTATCTACCCCTCCTCTATTATCCGTCACTTCACAGCTGATAAAATAATCCCCGGTTTGATGAGGAGCTGTCCAGGTTACAGTGGCACCGCTTCCTCTTAATAAGCCCTTGTTGGTATGCCAATAATAGGAAATGCCATCTCCACCTGTATCGGCAGCATGACAGGTCAATCTGCTATCTTGCCCTATTTCTAAGATATCAGGTTGGGCAATTAGACCGGAAATTATTGGGGGATTATTTTGGCACCAGGGAATTAGGTGAATAATCATACCTTTTTGATAAGTATCTTCTCTCATTATATTTCTGATTTGACCTAAAAAATAATCACCTTTAGTTATCCCGGGATCCAGATATAAAACATCTCCCACGCTTACACTTATCAATTGCTGAGTAATTCTTCTGAATACCAGAATACTGTGGTCAGAAGAAATATAAATAAGTTCATTAAGCGAATCATCATTTAACACTACTGTATTTATCGGTAGGGAATCCAGAGTTTCTGGAGAGATATTTTCGCTTGCTGCCATATCAACTCTAAATAAGGTGAAGACAAAAAAAGTACCTATTAAGGTAAATATAATTTTCAAAAAAGATTTACCGGGTTCGTGAGAAAACATAACCTGACTCCTCTTATTTTTTGAAATTCTAAATTATATTCAACAAGCTTGATCCCATTACATACTACCATCACACGCCAAAACTTACTTTAATAATACTATTATCTCTAAATGGTTTAAAACCTTGGCAAAACCCTTTCTCATTACTTTAACTTCGACTTCATGTAACTTTTTATCATCTGCTGAATTAATATCACTACCAAATATTACTTTGTATCCTCTTTCATAAGCTTGCCTCGCTGTGGTGCTACAACAAAAATTGGTTAAAGTTCCACATATAATTACACTTTCTATGTTTAAATTTTTTAATATTGTATCTAAAGGAGTATCATAAAAAGCTCCATATGAAGGTTTATAAATTATTACCTCATTATCTAATGGTTTTAATTCATCATATATATTCCCTTTTTTAAACCACTCATTATCATTATCCAGTTTTTTATCATATCTATTAGGCATAAAACTTCCACTTCTAGGTCTATCTAATCCCATATGTGTATCTGCAAAAGCTGTATATATAACAGGAGCTTTAATAATTCTACAATGTTCAATTAATTTCTTTATTTTTGGAACCTGTTTGGTAGCTTCAGGTACCCAAAATGGAGTCCAACTTGGTTTTACAAATTCATCTTGCATATCTATGACAAGCAATGCTATTGAACTTATATCTACTTTAAAATCAGCTTTTCCTTTTTCATAGGCTTCTCTAGCGAAACCTAATACATCAGTTTGTGAAAACACTTTTATTCCTCCTTAAGTTTTGTAGGTTTTAGGTTCAGGTCTCAACAAGCTGCTCGAGAATACCTAATAATATTACAGAAGATGAGGAAATAAAAAGGCATTTTTAGTATAATAGTTTGTGAAATTGTGAAGCCTGACCCCTTATTCTTTATTTTTCAAGCAGAGGATTACTTTTAACCTACATTACCTTTTCTCTTACAAGAAAAAGATTGAATCAGGTGGAGAAGAGATAAAAGATAAAATAAGGAAAGAAAACTAAAAGAAATGTAATTATTCTATATTATACTATTTTTGGAAAAAATCAGTAATAAAATTTATAGCAGAAAGGGGTAAATATAGTTTTCAGTCACTGGTAGTTAGGTTGGTATTTAGTAGTTAGATTAGAGTTTTAATTTTATAGTTGATTTCCTATCGAATTGCTTGATATCCTATAGACCATTTGCCACAACGATCGCCCCAGCGAGCAATCGGTTCACCATCAATCATTATTTCTATCACTTCACAATGATTGGGGCAACCGTCGCATTCAAATCCGGAAGTTTGATAATCCCGCTCAACTAACTCGAACCCATAAAAAGTAGAGGTACGGGGATTTTGCTCCATTTCTTCTTTGACCAATAAAGCCGCTCCTATAGCTCCCATTACCCGGTAATACTCCGGAACGATTATTTCATAACCTGTTTCCTTTTCAAAACTTTTCTTAATTCCGGAATTAGCAGCAACACCACCCTGAAAGAAGACAGGTGGTGAAATTCTCTTCCCTTTTCCTACATTATTAAGGTAATTACGCACCAATGCTTCACACAAACCGGCAATGACATCTTCTTTTTTATAACCCATCTGCTGCTTATGGACCATATCCGACTCCGCAAAGACTGTGCATCTTCCGGCTATGCGTACCGGATTCTCCGAACGTAAAGCATAATTACCAAACTCTTCAATAGGAATATCCAAACGATAAGCTTGATGATCTAGAAAAGACCCGGTACCGGCAGCACAAATGGTATTCATGGCAAAATCAACCACTACCCCATTCTGGAGAATAATGATTTTAGAATCTTGACCACCTATCTCAAAGATGGTACGTACTTCAGGATTTATATATAATGCTGCTACAGAATGAGCGGTAATTTCATTCTTTATAATATCGGCTCCCACTATAGCCCCGGCTAGCACTCTTCCACTACCTGTGGTACCAACACCTATTACTTCTAAGGAAATACCCTTATTCTCTTTTTTAATAATAGAGAGCCCTTCCTTGATCATTGCAATTGGTTGCCCTTGAGTTCTCAGATAAACATCGCTAAGTACATTATTATTTTCATCCAATAAAACGAGATCAGTGCTTACTGCTCCTACATCAATCCCTAAAAATGTCCTCATGATACCATCACTACCTTCTTCCTTCTCTTTTTAAGCAAATCAATGAAAGCTTCTATACGGGTATTAAGACCTTCTTCACCAGTTTGCTCATCATAGGTCAATGTTAAAGTAGGAAAATTTAAATCCTCGCTAACCTTTTTTAAAATAGTCTCGGCAACAATCTCAGGCATACAGGTAAAGGGAATAACCTGAATAGCTCCATCTAATCCTTCCCGATGAGCCAACACCACATTACCCACAGTGGTTTGCCCTTCGCCGCCTACTGAATGTGCCAGGTAATGGTAGGCGGCTTCTTCAAACTCCTTCTCCTCCTTAACGCTGTCCTTGAAAATTTTCAACCTTATAATAGGGCCAATCCAGGCTTCGATAGAATTTTTCCTTACTACCTCTACACCCAGATAACCAAGCTTCTCTTCCAGATGATGATTGGAGAAAGGCTCCAGAGAGACATAGAATTCCCCCACCAGGGCTATTCTAATAAGAATTTTCTTTTGAAAATCAGTAATTTCCTTAAATTTACTTAGACTATCTTCTTCAATTTGCTTCAGCGTTTCCAGATCTTTTGCCTTCTTTATCTTAATCATGCTCTCCTTTAATGCTCGGGAGGATTCCCCTCTCTTCTTTTCCCTTGGTCGAACCTGTAATACTTTATTCTCCAGTTTTTCCATTAACAAAATTTTCTGCCAGGCTAATCGATATTGATTAATCATATAAGACCAGCTTCTACCATTACGTAAGATATTAATATTATCCCATAGGGTCATCCAGTTTCCCCGGGGAATTTCCATAATAATCATTTTAAAGTCATATCCCAGGTCTATAAGTACATCACGCTGTACTTGAGCATAATAACCAAACCGACATGGTCCCCAGCCACCGGCCATAATTAGCCCTTCAGCACCGAGTTCCAGAGCCTCTATAAAATTACCCAGAGCAATCTTTAAAGGCAAGCAGCAATATTCCGGCGAATATCTGACTCCCAAGTCCAGAGTTTTTTTACTGTTTGGCGGCACCTCTGCCAGCTCATGTCCCATATCTGTAATAATAGTTTCATTAATCACGTCAATATTACCAAGACGGGGCAAAGCTAATTTCATTTCTCTTTTTCCTCCTGATCATATCCAGAAAGCCCTCAATACGGGTATTGATACCCGCTTCTCCGGTATGCTCATCAAAAACAAATTCAGTATAGGCAACTCCAGGGTGCTGCTGGCTTTGATGATGAATCAGCTCACCTACCATGGAATCTTCTCCGCATTCAAAGGAAGTTAAATGTATAATTCCCTCCACCCGGTTTTCAAAATAATAAAAGGCAGCACCTGTTACTTTTCGGGAAAGACTCCAGAAAATTGGCTTGTATAGCTTTTTCAATTGTTTTTTAACAATATTAGGGGGCACCATTCCCGGTGTCAGCACATTAACCTTCATATTCTTCAACTTCTCTATCAAGTTTAAGTTAATATAGGAATCATTAATGAGATAATCGTGACCAACTACGGCAATGTTAATTGGTATCTCTGGTAATTGCTTCCTAGCACTATTAGTATCGATGTTTAATAGACCGGGTCTAAGTGTTTTGGGATCTAAAATGTTAGCCACATAATTTTTCTGGAAATTCTCCCAGGAGGCAGAAAAGGCTCTGGAGATAGCTAAAGAATTTTCAGTTACCAATTGCCCTACCTGAAATAAACTATTCTTCCAGGTACCATAAGACTTTCTAATATCAACAACCGGATTGATAATTGGGCATAAAGAAGTAAGGGAAGTTTTTACCATGTCCGGAAGACCAATAATCTTGGGGCAAAAGAAGGCACCCTTTTCAACACATACCATTCTAGGAATCAACATATAATCTACCTGATCGGCTAAACTTAATACATGTCCATAGAACGCCTTTACCGGCAGGCAGACCTCGCTTAGAGAAGAACGTATTCCTAAATCAAGAATATTTTTATTAGTAGACTTAGAAAGTATTACCTCTGCTCCCAGGCGAGTTAAAAACTCTTTCCAGAGAGGGTAGTATTCATAGAAATAGAGTGCATAAGGTATACCAATCTTTTTCTGCTTCATTTTCTTTACCGCTTTCTTTAAAGCAGGATTAAAATACCTAAACAAGATTTAATAAGTTTAATCAATTCACCTGAGCATGGGTACAAAAAGAACGCCAGTAATTCCTTCCGAAACTCTATTGCCTTCTTTGATATAAATTTTCATTAAGGTTTGAATCATCCACACACTACCGACCGGAATGACCATTCGTCCATGCTCTGGATGTAATTGTTCTAATAAAGGTGGAGGTACATGATCGGGAGCACAGGTAACTATAATAGCATCAAAGGGTGCTTCCTCCTCCCAGCCATAAT
Proteins encoded in this window:
- the amrB gene encoding AmmeMemoRadiSam system protein B, with translation MKKLVKFIFILFMFYISAVLVFGESSDENSIAAGVVPHHLLAKEIIEDFFGYIIRQKQLPDTIILFSPDHFNCSALKKENSFISVSGESRSVRLEGIAVDTELLKKLARDNHITQDRSAILSEFGITNLLAFIKKYLPETKIIPIIIPEDISLEEVNRLIVTIDNKASSNTVLIASVDFSHYLPSIAADFHDTKSIRVLLNFEEEEFKNIEVDSWQSLYGIRLFARLRGHEQPIVIAHRNSVDFLPNDGDKTTSYFCAAFQEGQRRDDILAETVLLAGDMMLGRGLEKLMTENGIYYPFQKIVQLLRGVDIVFANFEGPIKENVPGISEDEAKFASRPEVLEAVRWSQINLLSLANNHTTDLGEEGLEETKEWLQKYQINFIGTTLPDHQHIKNNSFYTEQYVFLAFNRILPYIDYQESIIKEVEKTKQSNPGKIIIVSIHWGKENELISSPIQRELAHQIIAAGADVIVGHHPHVVQEIELIDNRPVFYSLGNFIFNQQAYSETREGLLIGITMTADNLTLWLFPIKNQAGQPMLLSQLEAEIFLNNLAKKSDKRLWEELKKGIIELERTR
- a CDS encoding DUF3160 domain-containing protein; protein product: MKKLKESKFLFKGIFTLITIAIILILSLTVSQSLADANPFNKQLINSDSIIIEPVEIKAHIPGHSLPLNTTSIENYQDFFKKIPLTPGALSLLQKNAFVVIPTPLDIAEQEVFLDSIRELANPKDDFIAYYQVLKNIDVPIFITSDSLLHYYHIFFDTTLMRLERDLFYQDIWEISKELLKTSLNDYNYAENDLKEAARRNVAYLSVALELIKPQKSQVVSDEILKEEYCSPEIEPEICEMMIAGVKDIYGEQVSYQYFSQKEFEYYHFDVPKIVQDLVEEEINLIQEHKGWEFSPIFIYQEDYSQYVPRGHYTKSEKLKNYFKALMWYGRMTALIEGSPSLFAGESMCSGGLGGIISEYDARIQTLQAFLLAEKFVSSQNIQERWHRIYSITSFMVGFSDDLGPSEYGQALQEVFSAEQGMASIEKFAENYDKLKKAIGEYPYEPKIYSGLGACELLMPCPPLSDEDSQNLKIKAKELLSQTKGFRLMGQRFTLDSWLFSEIVSPYSGKYNGPKLPLPTEEKPFTFSWNDDYEEFRNNRPFTWVKTEVDACPPPAAREVRGFPRGLDLMALLGSEIAWEILEISGDTQYSDYEKTFRKLKDYIDSMEQKDWFSNLYLNWLYVLQALHGEFGAGYPTFMQTKAWLDKELNTTLASWAQLRHDTILYVKQSYTMAEKGGFFQPPVVGYVEPVPEFYSRLLNLTNMTLAGFGKLIPPQILEDLRIDSGLKRFTEALERLMDITKKELANKSLEEIDYDFIENFGSISANLIGIIAGGDISPDSLKSVMIADVHTEGNTKKVLEEGTGFINTAIIAYRLPQGHIIVGAGPVFSYYEFKQPMSERLTDEAWREILENNPPNEPEWIRNFSG
- a CDS encoding PLAT/LH2 domain-containing protein, whose amino-acid sequence is MLMFILPWKGKTERIRVCNKGDVALTTTQKSHSEVMCSNLQFYNNRLLVYASEDKHAIYPSCDLCEDVSVWMGLAGEDCGGGGTFRFDCYNVGEPPEFIDPNIYDLSLVEGKLGKELPEIDFTGFADKLLSRYRVQIKTGNEDLSGTDAKISIKLFGNKGTSSWYDVYSKPSPPHDIAIKHLGTFETGDIDNIYVNSSDLGEINKIQIKHDNTGPGPGWCISEILVEDLGTHSTWHARPDTWLEKFLWQDDTNKTFNLSLTQ